In Vibrio atlanticus, the following proteins share a genomic window:
- the srmB gene encoding ATP-dependent RNA helicase SrmB yields MIRTFAELDLNQELLKAIDEMGYERPTQIQAEAIPQALDGRDVLASAPTGTGKTASFVLPALQYLLDFPRKKSGPARMLILTPTRELAMQITEQARELAKYTSLNIFTITGGVMYQEHADILSTTQDIVVATPGRLMEYIEGERFDCRAIEWLVLDEADRMLDMGFGPVVDRLSAECRWRKQTLLFSATLEGKGIEGFTEDLLKNPAEIDAKSSLRERKKITQWYHRADSAKHKLDILKHIITEQAERSIIFLKTRDRLGDLRAQLESAQIPCVWIQGEMPQDRRNNAISRFRDGSINVLLATDVAARGIDLPDVSHVINYDMPRTADVYLHRIGRTARAGKKGNAVSIIEAHDQLMIERVARYTEDAIKERFIEGMRPTHKKAAVTKKKKPKKEDKKAVAKQKIAKKKKIAKKKKAVKNK; encoded by the coding sequence GTGATCAGAACCTTTGCAGAACTCGATCTAAACCAAGAGCTGCTTAAAGCAATTGACGAAATGGGCTACGAACGCCCTACACAGATACAAGCTGAAGCAATCCCACAAGCGTTAGATGGAAGAGACGTTTTGGCTTCTGCGCCAACAGGTACTGGTAAAACAGCATCATTTGTATTGCCAGCACTGCAATACCTACTGGATTTCCCACGTAAGAAATCTGGCCCTGCACGTATGCTTATCCTGACGCCAACGCGTGAGCTAGCAATGCAGATCACCGAACAAGCACGTGAGCTTGCTAAATACACCAGCCTAAATATCTTCACGATCACGGGCGGTGTGATGTACCAGGAGCACGCTGACATCTTAAGTACAACTCAAGATATCGTAGTCGCAACACCTGGTCGTTTAATGGAATACATTGAAGGCGAGCGTTTTGACTGCCGTGCGATTGAATGGTTAGTTCTCGATGAAGCTGACCGTATGCTAGACATGGGCTTTGGTCCTGTTGTTGACCGTCTGTCTGCAGAGTGTCGCTGGCGTAAACAAACTTTACTGTTCTCAGCAACGCTAGAAGGTAAAGGTATTGAAGGTTTCACTGAAGACCTTCTGAAAAATCCAGCAGAGATCGATGCAAAATCGTCATTGCGTGAACGTAAGAAGATCACTCAATGGTATCACCGTGCCGATTCAGCTAAGCACAAGCTTGATATCCTAAAACATATCATCACAGAGCAAGCTGAACGCAGCATCATCTTCTTGAAGACTCGTGACCGCCTAGGTGACCTACGAGCTCAATTAGAAAGTGCACAGATCCCGTGTGTATGGATCCAAGGTGAAATGCCTCAAGATCGTCGTAACAACGCGATTTCTCGTTTCCGCGATGGTTCTATCAACGTACTGCTGGCAACTGACGTCGCAGCTCGTGGTATCGACCTTCCAGATGTAAGCCACGTTATTAACTACGACATGCCGCGTACAGCAGATGTTTACCTACACCGCATCGGTCGTACGGCTCGTGCAGGTAAGAAAGGTAACGCGGTTTCTATCATTGAAGCGCACGATCAACTAATGATTGAACGTGTGGCTCGTTACACTGAAGATGCGATCAAAGAACGCTTCATCGAAGGCATGCGTCCAACGCATAAGAAAGCCGCGGTAACGAAGAAAAAGAAACCGAAGAAAGAAGATAAGAAAGCGGTGGCTAAGCAAAAAATTGCTAAGAAAAAGAAAATCGCTAAGAAAAAGAAAGCCGTTAAGAACAAGTAA
- a CDS encoding tRNA1(Val) (adenine(37)-N6)-methyltransferase — translation MKDKTINTKSFNFKRFSIYGGQSGMPVSTDGVLLGSWINLAPESLVLDIGTGTGLLALMAAQRFEDASISAIDIDQHAIDAATVNIERSPWQDRISLHHDSVLTADFSQRFDAIICNPPYFNSGVQAQQSQRATARHTDSLDHLQLAQRCFEITTDAATASFILPTSEGEGFIKLAQQCGWYLAKRLDVKTTDKKPPSRILFELSKDPVSEQDLQRESLTIHHDGGYSEAFIALTKDFYLKM, via the coding sequence ATGAAAGACAAAACGATAAATACTAAAAGCTTCAATTTTAAGAGGTTCTCTATTTACGGAGGACAGAGCGGCATGCCTGTTAGCACAGATGGAGTACTACTCGGCTCATGGATTAACCTTGCCCCTGAATCATTAGTACTCGATATAGGCACTGGAACAGGGTTATTAGCCTTAATGGCAGCACAACGTTTTGAGGATGCTTCAATCTCTGCGATCGATATTGATCAGCACGCCATTGATGCTGCCACAGTCAATATTGAGCGGTCGCCTTGGCAAGATCGCATCTCCCTTCATCACGACAGCGTGTTAACCGCGGATTTCTCGCAACGATTTGATGCCATAATTTGTAACCCGCCCTACTTCAACTCTGGAGTGCAGGCACAGCAAAGCCAAAGAGCCACCGCGAGACACACCGACAGCTTGGATCACCTTCAACTTGCCCAACGTTGTTTCGAGATAACGACTGATGCCGCCACTGCCAGTTTTATACTGCCGACGTCCGAAGGAGAAGGCTTCATCAAGCTTGCCCAACAATGTGGTTGGTACCTAGCAAAGCGCCTTGATGTGAAAACAACCGACAAAAAACCGCCAAGCAGAATCCTGTTTGAACTATCTAAAGATCCTGTTAGCGAGCAAGATTTGCAGCGTGAATCGCTTACGATCCATCACGATGGCGGTTATAGCGAGGCATTTATTGCCCTTACTAAAGATTTTTATCTCAAGATGTAG